One genomic window of Verrucomicrobiia bacterium includes the following:
- a CDS encoding ABC transporter ATP-binding protein, with translation MIDAVRGEAAIETRGLTRQFGERRAVDGLSLRVEAGTFYGFLGPNGAGKSTTIKMLTGLLAPTSGSMRVLGADLSDGEQAREVKRRIGVVPENLGLFDNLTGREYLTFIGRMYGVPLATVRERCGELLAVMGLEGEERKLTLEYSHGMRKKLALAAALLPDPDLLFLDEPFEGVDAVSSRMLRDTLRRFVKGGATVFLTSHVLEIVEKLCSRVGIIAAGRLACEASMEEIRRDGSLEDRFIAAVGEEAGSPARLSWLEDER, from the coding sequence ATGATCGACGCGGTGAGAGGCGAGGCGGCCATCGAGACCCGGGGCCTGACGCGGCAGTTCGGGGAGCGGCGGGCGGTGGACGGGTTGTCGTTGCGGGTGGAGGCCGGGACGTTTTACGGGTTTCTCGGGCCGAACGGGGCGGGGAAATCGACGACCATCAAGATGCTGACGGGGCTGCTGGCGCCGACGTCGGGATCGATGCGGGTGTTGGGGGCCGATCTGTCGGATGGGGAGCAGGCGCGGGAGGTGAAGCGGCGGATCGGGGTGGTGCCGGAGAACCTTGGGTTGTTCGACAATCTCACCGGGCGGGAGTACCTGACGTTCATCGGGCGGATGTACGGGGTGCCGCTGGCGACGGTGCGGGAGCGGTGCGGGGAATTGCTGGCGGTGATGGGGCTGGAGGGGGAGGAGCGGAAGCTGACGCTGGAGTACTCGCACGGGATGCGGAAGAAGCTGGCGTTGGCGGCGGCCTTGCTGCCGGATCCCGACCTGTTGTTCCTGGACGAGCCATTTGAAGGGGTGGATGCGGTGTCGTCGCGGATGCTGCGGGACACGCTGCGACGGTTTGTGAAGGGGGGCGCGACGGTGTTTCTGACCTCGCACGTGCTGGAGATTGTCGAGAAGTTGTGCAGCCGGGTGGGGATCATCGCGGCCGGGCGGCTGGCCTGCGAGGCGTCCATGGAGGAGATCCGGCGCGACGGGAGCCTGGAGGACCGGTTCATCGCGGCGGTGGGGGAGGAGGCGGGTAGCCCGGCGCGGCTGAGCTGGCTGGAGGACGAACGGTGA
- a CDS encoding GNAT family N-acetyltransferase yields MDAAQPTIRHATVADAEAVSRIFAGPKAIWGTLQIPYAPVETWRERLSQPERGFIPLVACMDGEPVGMLGLHTHPDRPRVRHAATLGMAVRDDWQGRGVGTALMEAALDMADRWLQLTRVELNVFVGNDGALRLYRRFGFEVEGRLRQAAFCDGRLIDVLVMGRLRPPSEPGGRGDDHVGNES; encoded by the coding sequence ATGGATGCTGCCCAACCAACCATCCGGCACGCGACGGTGGCGGACGCGGAGGCGGTGTCGCGCATTTTCGCGGGGCCGAAGGCGATCTGGGGGACGTTGCAGATCCCGTATGCTCCGGTGGAGACGTGGCGGGAGCGGCTGAGTCAGCCGGAACGCGGCTTCATCCCGCTGGTGGCCTGCATGGACGGGGAACCGGTGGGGATGCTCGGCCTGCATACGCACCCGGATCGGCCGCGGGTCCGTCATGCGGCGACGCTGGGGATGGCGGTGCGGGATGACTGGCAGGGTCGGGGGGTGGGGACGGCGTTGATGGAGGCTGCGCTGGATATGGCGGATCGTTGGCTGCAACTGACCCGCGTCGAGTTGAATGTGTTCGTCGGGAACGATGGGGCCTTGCGGCTTTACCGACGGTTCGGGTTCGAGGTGGAAGGGAGGCTTCGGCAGGCGGCGTTTTGCGATGGGCGGTTGATCGACGTGCTGGTGATGGGGCGATTGAGGCCGCCATCGGAGCCGGGCGGCAGGGGGGACGACCACGTAGGGAACGAATCATGA
- the rimO gene encoding 30S ribosomal protein S12 methylthiotransferase RimO, protein MVSLGCAKNLVDAEIMVGSLLRDGMEVVNDPGEADALIVNTCSFIDAAQEESVDTILESAEFRAGHRPGQAVIVSGCLTQRFRDELPSLLPEVDAFMGIDQVEEVGRIVGEAVARRAGLEQAGAGVRKGKADGGVGRKGAVKARLAALEADPGKGGAAGGVGAGRGTEARPGAGAGEGLAVEANRRPKYLPRWDSPRFRLTPRHFAYVKIAEGCNHPCSFCIIPRMRGSHRSRAQADIVEEARRLVGEGVRELNLISQDSTYYGMDLRPGHRRTISSPDRFAEATRAMGGDATTLGSLLEALDGLSGDFWIRLLYTHPAHWTDGLIATMAGCRKVARYVDMPLQHIHDDMLARMRRETDGGYIRDLIGRLRAGIPGVALRTTFIVGFPGETAAHFEALLGFLREARFERMGVFAYSKEDGTVAGRMAGQVPIRTRQRRRERAMAEQHAVAREIAASFVGREMRVLVEGKATAEALAAARVQSWEHGLMREAGTEGLPGKRRSYWVGRGEADAPDIDGRVYLTRPAPVGEFVTVRVIGHTDYDLIAEPAAE, encoded by the coding sequence ATGGTCTCGCTGGGCTGCGCCAAGAATCTGGTGGATGCGGAGATCATGGTCGGTTCGCTGCTGCGGGATGGGATGGAGGTGGTGAATGATCCGGGCGAGGCGGATGCGTTGATCGTCAACACGTGTTCCTTCATCGATGCGGCGCAGGAGGAGAGCGTGGATACGATCCTCGAATCGGCGGAGTTCCGGGCGGGACACCGGCCGGGGCAGGCGGTGATTGTGTCGGGTTGCCTGACGCAGCGGTTCCGGGACGAACTGCCGTCGTTGCTGCCGGAGGTGGATGCCTTCATGGGGATCGACCAGGTGGAGGAGGTGGGGCGGATCGTCGGGGAGGCGGTGGCGCGGCGTGCGGGGCTGGAACAGGCGGGGGCGGGAGTGAGGAAAGGGAAGGCGGACGGCGGTGTGGGGCGGAAGGGGGCGGTGAAGGCGCGGTTGGCGGCTTTGGAGGCGGACCCGGGCAAGGGTGGGGCGGCGGGCGGCGTTGGGGCTGGGCGGGGGACGGAGGCAAGACCTGGGGCTGGGGCAGGGGAGGGGCTGGCGGTGGAAGCGAACCGGCGTCCGAAGTACCTCCCGCGCTGGGATTCGCCGCGGTTCCGGCTGACGCCGCGGCATTTCGCGTATGTGAAGATCGCGGAGGGCTGCAATCACCCGTGCAGTTTCTGCATTATTCCGAGGATGCGCGGGAGCCATCGGAGCCGGGCGCAGGCGGACATTGTGGAGGAGGCGCGGCGGTTGGTGGGCGAGGGGGTGCGGGAGCTGAACCTGATTTCGCAGGACTCGACGTATTACGGGATGGACTTGCGGCCGGGCCATCGGAGGACGATTTCGTCGCCGGACCGATTTGCGGAGGCGACGCGGGCAATGGGGGGGGACGCGACGACGTTGGGGAGCCTGCTGGAAGCGCTGGACGGGTTGTCCGGGGATTTCTGGATCCGGTTGTTGTACACCCATCCGGCCCACTGGACGGACGGGTTGATTGCGACGATGGCGGGGTGCCGGAAGGTGGCACGGTATGTGGACATGCCGTTGCAGCACATCCATGACGACATGCTGGCGCGGATGCGGCGGGAGACGGACGGCGGGTACATCCGGGATTTGATCGGGCGATTGCGGGCGGGGATTCCGGGGGTGGCGTTGCGGACGACGTTCATCGTGGGATTTCCGGGGGAGACGGCGGCGCATTTCGAGGCGCTGCTGGGGTTCCTGCGGGAGGCGCGGTTCGAGCGGATGGGGGTGTTTGCGTATTCGAAGGAGGACGGGACGGTGGCGGGCCGTATGGCGGGCCAGGTTCCAATACGGACCCGGCAGCGGCGCCGGGAGCGGGCGATGGCGGAGCAGCATGCGGTGGCGCGTGAGATTGCGGCGTCGTTTGTGGGACGGGAGATGCGGGTGCTGGTGGAGGGGAAGGCAACGGCAGAGGCACTGGCGGCGGCGCGGGTGCAATCGTGGGAGCACGGGTTGATGCGGGAGGCGGGGACGGAGGGGTTGCCGGGGAAGCGCCGGAGCTACTGGGTGGGGCGGGGTGAGGCGGACGCGCCGGACATCGACGGCCGGGTGTACCTGACGCGGCCGGCGCCGGTGGGGGAGTTTGTCACGGTGCGGGTAATCGGGCACACGGACTACGACCTGATTGCGGAGCCGGCGGCGGAGTAG
- a CDS encoding ATP-binding protein produces MKRRVLLDRLLKRLSEKRRFIQVLAGPRQVGKTTLVRQAMGECKLPSHYVSADEPTLRDRTWIEQQWDLARLKAGQHPAGALLIIDEVQKASDWSSIVKFLWDADTRAGISLKVVLLGSSPLLLQTGLSESLAGRFEVIAIPHWSYGEMREAFGWNLEQYLFHGAYPGAAPLIEEPGRWREYIVQSLIETTVARDILLLTRVDKPALLRRLFHLACEYSGQVLAYQKMVGQLQDAGNTTTLAHYLELLEGAGLVAGLPKYAAGKVRQRASSPKLQVLNTALMTAQAGRSLSQTREDGDTWGRLVESAVGAHLRNSAAGTGIEVSYWRERNHEVDFVLSQGPAAVAIEVKSGRRRDTLAGMEAFARAFEPQRKLIVGSQGIPLEEFLLQPAGHWLP; encoded by the coding sequence ATGAAACGACGCGTGCTGTTGGACCGGCTGCTCAAGCGCCTTTCCGAGAAGCGACGGTTTATCCAAGTCCTTGCCGGACCGCGGCAGGTCGGCAAGACCACGCTCGTCCGCCAGGCCATGGGCGAATGCAAGCTGCCTTCGCACTATGTCTCAGCCGACGAACCGACCCTTCGCGATCGGACCTGGATCGAGCAGCAGTGGGATCTTGCCCGCCTGAAGGCTGGTCAACATCCCGCGGGCGCACTCCTGATCATCGACGAGGTCCAGAAAGCGTCGGATTGGTCGAGCATCGTAAAGTTCCTCTGGGACGCCGACACCCGGGCCGGAATCTCTCTCAAAGTCGTTCTTCTGGGTTCGTCGCCGCTCCTGCTCCAGACCGGACTCTCCGAGAGTCTGGCCGGGCGGTTCGAGGTCATCGCCATCCCGCATTGGTCCTATGGGGAGATGCGCGAGGCCTTCGGATGGAACCTGGAGCAGTACCTATTCCATGGGGCATACCCCGGTGCGGCGCCCCTGATTGAGGAACCCGGGCGGTGGCGCGAGTACATCGTCCAGTCGCTGATTGAGACCACCGTCGCCCGGGACATTCTGCTGCTGACCCGCGTTGACAAGCCCGCCCTTCTGCGCCGCCTGTTCCATCTTGCGTGCGAGTACTCCGGGCAGGTGCTCGCCTACCAGAAAATGGTGGGACAACTGCAGGATGCGGGGAACACCACGACCCTGGCCCATTATCTCGAACTCCTCGAAGGCGCCGGGCTGGTGGCGGGACTTCCCAAGTACGCCGCCGGCAAGGTCCGTCAGCGCGCGTCGAGTCCGAAGCTTCAGGTTCTGAACACCGCTCTGATGACCGCTCAGGCGGGGCGTTCCCTGTCGCAGACCAGGGAGGATGGCGACACCTGGGGGCGCCTGGTGGAATCGGCGGTGGGCGCCCACCTGCGCAACAGCGCGGCGGGGACCGGCATCGAGGTCAGCTACTGGAGGGAACGGAACCACGAGGTGGACTTCGTATTAAGCCAGGGCCCCGCCGCGGTGGCGATCGAAGTGAAAAGCGGCCGGCGCCGGGATACGCTGGCCGGGATGGAAGCCTTTGCCCGCGCCTTCGAGCCGCAACGCAAGCTGATCGTCGGCAGCCAGGGCATTCCCCTTGAGGAGTTCCTCCTCCAACCCGCCGGCCATTGGCTGCCGTGA
- the groL gene encoding chaperonin GroEL (60 kDa chaperone family; promotes refolding of misfolded polypeptides especially under stressful conditions; forms two stacked rings of heptamers to form a barrel-shaped 14mer; ends can be capped by GroES; misfolded proteins enter the barrel where they are refolded when GroES binds): MAAKQIVFDEAARQALLRGVTVLSKAVAATLGPKGRNVVLDKKFGSPTVTKDGVTVAKEIELSDPYENMGAQMVREVASKTSDAAGDGTTTATVLAEAIYREGLKHVTSGANPIGIQRGIQKAVDAAVEQLAKISKKVKDKEEIKQVATVSANWDTTIGNIIAEAMDKVGKDGTITVEEAKSIDTTLDVVEGMQFDKGYLSPYFVTNAETMETKLEDAYILIYEKKISSLKDLLPILERVAKVGKPLLVISEEVEGEALATLVVNKLRGVLNVCAVKAPGFGDRRKAMLEDIAILTGGRCITEDLGIKLENLQLDDLGRAKSVVVEKENTTIVEGGGKSSEIQGRVNQIRRQIEETTSDYDREKLQERLAKLAGGVAVINVGAATETEMKEKKARVEDALHATRAAVEEGIVPGGGVALIRCMAAIDSVEGANDDEKIGVELVKKAIEFPLRALASNAGVDGSLVVQEVRRRKGSDGYNVATGDYEDLVKAGVVDPKKVTRTALQNAASIAALMLTTEALITEIPEKEKKPAADPHHGGGGMDY, translated from the coding sequence ATGGCAGCCAAGCAAATTGTGTTCGACGAAGCCGCGCGGCAGGCACTGCTCCGCGGGGTGACCGTGCTTTCGAAGGCCGTGGCGGCGACGCTCGGTCCGAAGGGCAGGAATGTGGTTTTGGACAAGAAGTTCGGATCCCCCACGGTGACCAAGGACGGCGTCACGGTGGCGAAGGAGATCGAATTGTCCGATCCGTACGAGAACATGGGCGCCCAGATGGTGCGCGAAGTCGCGAGCAAGACGAGCGATGCGGCGGGGGACGGCACGACGACGGCGACGGTCCTGGCCGAGGCCATCTACCGGGAGGGCCTGAAGCACGTGACCTCCGGCGCGAATCCGATCGGCATTCAACGTGGCATTCAGAAGGCCGTGGACGCCGCGGTCGAGCAGCTCGCCAAGATCTCCAAGAAGGTGAAGGACAAGGAGGAGATCAAGCAGGTCGCCACGGTGTCCGCCAACTGGGACACCACGATCGGCAACATCATTGCCGAGGCGATGGACAAGGTGGGCAAGGACGGAACGATCACCGTGGAAGAGGCGAAGTCCATCGACACCACGCTCGACGTGGTGGAGGGGATGCAGTTCGACAAGGGTTACCTTTCCCCGTACTTCGTGACCAACGCGGAGACGATGGAGACGAAGCTCGAGGACGCCTACATCCTGATCTACGAGAAGAAGATCAGCTCGTTGAAGGATCTGCTGCCGATCCTCGAGCGGGTGGCCAAGGTGGGCAAGCCGCTCTTGGTGATCTCCGAGGAGGTCGAGGGTGAGGCGCTGGCGACCCTGGTGGTGAACAAGCTGCGCGGCGTGCTGAATGTGTGCGCGGTGAAGGCCCCCGGCTTTGGGGACCGACGCAAGGCGATGCTCGAAGACATCGCGATCCTCACGGGCGGCCGGTGCATCACCGAAGATCTCGGGATCAAACTGGAGAACCTCCAGTTGGATGACCTGGGCCGGGCCAAGAGCGTGGTGGTCGAGAAGGAAAACACCACCATCGTCGAGGGCGGTGGCAAGAGCTCCGAGATCCAGGGCCGCGTGAACCAGATCCGCCGGCAGATCGAGGAGACCACGAGCGACTACGATCGCGAGAAGCTCCAGGAACGCCTGGCCAAGCTGGCGGGCGGCGTGGCGGTGATCAACGTGGGTGCCGCGACGGAGACCGAGATGAAGGAGAAGAAGGCCCGTGTCGAGGACGCCCTGCACGCGACCCGCGCGGCCGTCGAAGAGGGCATCGTTCCCGGCGGCGGCGTGGCTCTGATCCGCTGCATGGCGGCGATCGACTCCGTCGAAGGAGCGAACGACGACGAGAAGATCGGGGTCGAGCTGGTGAAGAAGGCGATCGAGTTCCCCCTGCGGGCGCTGGCGAGCAACGCCGGCGTGGACGGCTCCCTGGTGGTCCAGGAAGTGCGTCGCCGCAAGGGCAGCGACGGATACAATGTCGCGACCGGCGACTACGAAGACCTGGTGAAGGCCGGCGTGGTGGATCCGAAGAAGGTGACCCGCACCGCGCTGCAGAATGCGGCATCGATTGCGGCGCTCATGCTGACGACCGAGGCGCTCATCACCGAGATTCCGGAGAAGGAAAAGAAGCCGGCTGCCGATCCGCACCATGGCGGCGGCGGAATGGATTACTGA
- a CDS encoding co-chaperone GroES: MALNVKPLGDRVLVEPVEEKEVKKGGIIIPDSAKEKPMEAVVRALGTGKVDDNGKKVPFEVKVNDRVLISKYGGTEIKLDGKEYKILGADDILAILE, from the coding sequence ATGGCACTGAATGTCAAACCTCTGGGGGACCGGGTTCTTGTCGAGCCCGTCGAGGAAAAGGAAGTGAAGAAGGGCGGGATCATCATCCCCGATTCCGCGAAGGAGAAGCCGATGGAAGCGGTGGTCCGGGCCCTGGGAACGGGCAAGGTGGACGACAACGGCAAGAAGGTCCCGTTTGAGGTGAAGGTCAACGACCGGGTCCTGATCAGCAAGTACGGGGGCACGGAGATCAAGCTGGACGGCAAGGAATACAAGATCCTGGGTGCCGACGACATTCTGGCGATCCTCGAATAG